TGCCGTCCGACCGCGACCCCTCCGGGGATGGCTTCAACAACCCCTACGGGAATACCACCCTTGTCGGTAACTGGTTGGAGGaccgtctgcagcagcgcatcgtgCACAAGGGCCGCGGCGGAGTGGCGGCGACATGGTGCGCAGAGGGCATCTTTGATGACCCGGCGGTGACGATGGCGCGGCACccggcagaggcgcaggcAGCCCTCTTGCACAGCACCTACGATGTCGACTACGGACATCGACTGGGAATAACGCAGCGGACCAGCAGTGGTGGAGTGGACGAGTgggctgccgcctccacgctGATGCGCGGCAGCAAGCACAACGCGAATACTACGAGTCCTGGCAATGCCTTGACCACGGCCAAGGGCGGTATCGATAAGGCgcttctcttctccgtcGACCCCGTCGCCGacccggcagcgccgctgccgctctccaCCAACGCCGACACGTACGGCGCCTTCTACTACGCAAACGGCGACGGCTCCGTCATCGGCAATGGGACGCCGTACGCGGGCTCGGCAGCCGACGCCACCACGTCCACGCCAGCTGACCTGGGGAACGGCGGGGCCACTGCACCACTCGCTGACATGGATCGTGACTTGTACGATAGCGTGTCACGCGCGgtagccgctgccgctgcaccgtccTCTAGCTTTCGTATGACTAGGGCTCAACTGCAGCGGAGTGCCAGCGCCAACGCCACGTCGTCATCTCCGATTCCGCGACGCCACATGTTCAGCCGCGGTGTAGCGACGACAAACGCGTTTGGCCACACTGGATGGACACtcgcgtcctcctccgctacCTCATCCGCTGGCGACGTTGGCGCGGCCCCGTGGCGACCGCTCCAGCGACACCGACCGCCGAACAAGAACAGCATGGACGATGAGCGTTGGTGCTCATCGAAGCAAGCAGCCGACACGCCGGTAGAGCACTTTACGCTGCAGAAGCGCCTGCCGCCAGTGCGCATGTAAGGCACGACCGCCGTCGCCAGAGTGTTCGCCGGGAAAGGTGGGGTGAGAGCGGCACCGAGAGGGACTAGCAGGGGGGGTGAACGCTGGGAGAAAGCGTGCGGCTCGGCCAAACGGCGCCCCATCGTCCCCGCCCCTGCGAgttgcctcccccccccttccacacacacacacacaccacctcTTCAACCCCAAAGTTGCCAAGGCGAGTGACAGCCCTCCAACACATGAAAACGGCGTcccgctcctctctcccggCGGACGGTGATGTACATAGGGCAGGCAACGGCgggcagacgcacacacccatTAAAGACCACAATGGCGAGCCACAGGgacgctgctggtgcacaTCCCTCTCCCTATGTCTCATGTGCGCACGTCGGTGCGTCTGTGTTCGGGTGGGAGCCCCTcacacgcaccgccaccaccacgtccCCCGACTCCCTCACTCGCGCTTGGCTTGTGCGTCTCCCTGCCCGTGCCGTTGCCtcgccacccacccaccccctcgcccACACCTTAGGCGTGGGTTGGGCGGGTCATCGGGCTTTTGCTCCATTTGGTCTGCCTGCTCCCCATGATGGGGAGAGGTGCTCACCGACGAGTCTCCGTCTGCCATTCGCttgccctcccctcgccaTCCCTCACCCACTCGCCCACACAGCCTCGCCACCCCATGCCTCCATGTCGAGTCGGCCCACATGCGCGCTTCTgccggtgtgtgcgcacggATTAGCGCAGGTGGGAGGGAgtcggggggagggcggtgaCACAACGCGCAAAGAGCGGTTGTGGGCGAAACGTGGAGCAGTGAGGATGTGGGTCGGCGAGCCTCCCCGCGTGTCCGTGAGGCGCGCCAGGTGCAGGgcgggaggggtggtggggcgCGCCGtcacaggggggggggcacatATATACGTCTATACATGTACAGTCTACCAGCACACAGGCTGAGTGCTTGCCCaccgacacagacacacagcaCCATGAAAGCATCGGCCTTGTGTGCAAGGTTACGCTGTtcacgccaccaccaccaccgcactTTCACCGCCACTCGTGCTCGTGAGGAAGTCGGTGTCGCTCACTGATGCCGGCTCACGCTTTTTTACGAGCATAGagagtgggtggggtggggaggctCGTGTTGCCCTCGTGACTCACAGCTTCAACTCTGCCGGTAGTGTCGAGCCGCTTACCACATCTCCATCTCCCTTCTCATCTACTCCGCCACACCTGCGGCCTTTGTCCCCTCTTCGCGCCAGTTGGCCCGCGCATCACCCTCACCGACCCACCGACCCTCCTATATAATTGCTCCACCCACTCACCACACTGCAGCTGCCCGCCcgcttccctcttccctcctcaccctgcctcaaacacgcacgcgcgcaagagagagacggggtACGCCGCAGCCGAATCGGCAGACGCATCCTCATCCACCACGCGCTGTTGCGTTCCCTCCGCCCTCATCATCTTTTCGCCACGTATCAACTCCCTCACTAGTGTACATCCAACattcctcccccaccccaaccCGCCCGCCACCACACTTGCGCCCTCACACAGCCCTCGCCCGCTCTGCGTGATAGGTCTCTCCGCGCAACACCAGCGACTTCCCTCACCGCCATCAACCACACcgacaacacacacacacacacacacactgtcCTACCAGCACGACTCCTGCGCCATGTCAGGAGCCGTCGCCACCTTCACAAACCCGCGACTACTGGAGCGCACTGGTGCTGAGCGCACCGAATATGAAGATGCCTACCAGTGGCGAGGGCTTCCAGAAAAGCCCCAAGACACCCAAGAAGACTTCGACACCGCCAACCCGCCCGTAGACCCCGCCATGTACAACACGACCACCAAGGACGCCTACAAGAAGCACGACCCCGACGCGTACAGGCGCGACATGCcggcggacgacggtgagggctACGAGAAGGTGCCCGTGGACCCCGCCATGTACAACACGACCACCAAGGACGCCTACAAGAAGCACGACCCCGACGCGTACAGGCGCGACATGCcggcggacgacggtgagggctGCGAGAAGGTGCCCGTGGACCCCGCCATGTACAACACGACCACCAAGGACGCCTACAAGAAGCACGACCCCGACGCGTACAGGCGCGACATGCcggcggacgacggtgagggctACGAGAAGGTGCCCGTGGACCCCGCCATGTACAACACGACCACCAAGGACGCCTACAAGAAGCACGACCCCGACGCGTACAGGCGCGACATGCcggcggacgacggtgagggctACGAGAAGGTGCCCGTGGACCCCGCCATGTACAACACGACCACCAAGGACGCCTACAAGAAGCACGACCCCGACGCGTACAGGCGCGACATGCcggcggacgacggtgagggctACGAGAAGGTGCCCGTGGACCCCGCCATGTACAACACGACCACCAAGGACGCCTACAAGAAGCACGACCCCGACGCGTACAGGCGCGACATGCcggcggacgacggtgagggctACGAGAAGGTGCCCGTGGACCCCGCCATGTACAACACGACCACCAAGGACGCCTACAAGAAGCACGACCCCGACGCGTACAGGCGCGACATGCcggcggacgacggtgagggctACGAGAAGGTGCCCGTGGACCCCGCCATGTACAACACGACCACCAAGGACGCCTACAAGAAGCACGACCCCGACGCGTACAGGCGCGACATGCcggcggacgacggtgagggctACGAGAAGGTGCCCGTGGACCCCGCCATGTACAACACGACCACCAAGGACGCCTACAAGAAGTACGACCCCGACGCGTACAGGCGCGACATGCcggcggacgacggtgagggctACGAGAAGGTGCCCGTGGACCCCGCCATGTACAACACGACCACCAAGGACGCCTACAAGAAGTACGACCCCGACGCGTACAGGCGCGACATGCTggcggacgacggtgagggctACGAGAAGGTGCCCGTAGACCCCGCCATGTACAACACGACCACCAAGGACGCCTACAAGAAGCACGACCCCGACGCGTACAGGCGCGACATGCTggcggacgacggtgagggctACGAGAAGGTGCCCGTGGACCCCGCCATGTACAACACGACCACCAAGGACGCCTACAAGAAGCACGACCCCGACGCGTACAGGCGCGACATGCcggcggacgacggtgagggctACGAGAAGGTGCCCGTGGACCCCGCCATGTACAACACGACCACCAAGGACGCCTACAAGAAGTACGACCCCGACGCGTACAGGCGCGACATGCcggcggacgacggtgagggctACGAGAAGGTGCCCGTGGACCCCGCCATGTACAACACGACCACCAAGGACGCCTACAAGAAGCACGACCCCGACGCGTACAGGCGCGACATGCcggcggacgacggtgagggctACGAGAAGGTGCCCGTGGACCCCGCCATGTACAACACGACCACCAAGGACGCCTACAAGAAGTACGACCCCGACGCGTACAGGCGCGACATGCcggcggacgacggtgagggctACGAGAAGGTGCCCGTGGACCCCGCCATGTACAACACGACCACCAAGGACGCCTACAAGAAGCACGACCCCGACGCGTACAGGCGCGACATGCcggcggacgacggtgagggctACGAGAAGGTGCCCGTGGACCCCGCCATGTACAACACGACCACCAAGGACGCCTACAAGAAGCACGACCCCGACGCGTACAGGCGCGACATGCcggcggacgacggtgagggctACGAGAAGGTGCCCGTGGACCCCGCCATGTACAACACGACCACCAAGGACGCCTACAAGAAGCACGACCCCGACGCGTACAGGCGCGACATGCcggcggacgacggtgagggctACGAGAAGGTGCCCGTGGACCCCGCCATGTACAACACGACCACCAAGGACGCCTACAAGAAGTACGACCCCGACGCGTACATTTGTACTAACGATGAGGGGCCTGCTGAAGACGAGGTAGTACCGCTGTCCGACAGGGCTTCCTCTAGACGGGAGGAGAGGCGNNNNNNNNNNNNNNNNNNNNNNNNNNNNNNNNNNNNNNNNNNNNNNNNNNNNNNNNNNNNNNNNNNNNNNNNNNNNNNNNNNNNNNNNNNNNNNNNNNNNccccccccccccccacacacacacttgtCGACGTGATGCCGGGGATCGGGCCAGCGGGCGGAGGGACATCGATACAGAGATCCTgggagggtgggaggaggaggaacgaCGGCAAGTGCGCGCGTTGGCATCGCGCCAGCGAATTGCTCCATCTACTTtccacgcgctgctgcatgcTGGGCACGGCTTTCTTATCCTCTCTCAACCCCGTAATGGGCGTCCTGACGTCATCACTATCGCTCGCAACACCCTCCCCTTTCGCATGGCGGATGCTTGTCGTTCTTCTCCTCGTCCCCTTTTACATCACAGGTACAAAAAAGCCGAAGGGAACAtcactcgcacgcacagatACAGGGGAGAACAATATACAAAAGATCGACAAGATAACgtgcggagggaggggaggaggaggaggaggggtccGTCGTACATCGCGAGACGCCGAAGACAATCaacatcacacacacacacacacacgcacacagagaaaacaAGCAAACAAGAAAAACGGCTGtaaaggaggagaggggggggggtggcgcgAGTGGACGGCGGAAGACAGAACGAGAAACAAATGCGCGGGGTGGGGTCTATcctggggggggggcaccaCGAGGGCCCGGTGCCTCCTCATCTTttatgccccccccccccacacaaGTTCATGGACAGCACAAGCAACCAAGCAACGATAACAATTAAAAAAACCAGCAACTcaggacacacacgcacgcacgccttaGTACGTGGCATCACAGGGCCCAAGtgccccccccacccccacacacggacacacgcaTTGTAAGATAGTGAAGACATGAAGAAAGTACAATACagaagaggggggcggggagggggtggctCAGCTGAAGGACAAGAGCGTACATGCACATGCGTAGGTTGGGAGccgggggaaggggggagagagagagggagggagagcgacagagggagagggagaaagggggagccgcagggggggggtcgtGCGGTACGACTAGTGCTGCTGTTCATCTGGTAATGGGTGGAGAACGTGTAAACACGTGGATGAGATCGACGCTCCCATCGATTCCGACGTatccgtcgcagcagcatcagcacaCGCACTTGCTTCTCGCCTGCTCCGTTCCCTTTTTCTGTGTTGTTTTGCGCCAGCGGCTCTTTCGTCGATACAGGAGGAAGGTGAAGAAgaaacgtgtgtgtgtgcatgtgtatgtgtgtgtacgggacgtatgtatacatatatacatatacatatattcttcatacacacacacacatgcacacgtacacacacacacacacacacatgcatacacattatatatacacacacatacatgtatatataaAGGTAAAACCAAAGGCGAAGAAAAGGCGTGCAAGACTGCCAGCCCATGCCCACAACAGACGacacgcgcacgacggcAAACAAACGGACACGCGGTCGCAGACACCGACCGAACCGATCGACCGACCGACAGAAGCACGCCAGATCCTCTTGTACACCGACATGCAAGGAAGCGcagatgggggaggggggagggagagagagagacacgccccctctccccccgccccccacacacacacgcacgcacatgcgtcCGTGCACGGACATTACACGCCTTGCAGGATTTTTTGGGAATGCCCTCCATCATGGCGAGACGGCTGTgccgggaggggggggcgcaaACGCTCGCCAGCGTGGGCTGTACATGCATGCACCTACCCGCGTAGCGAGAGGCATGCTCAGAGGAGGTTGAGTGAGCGGGTCCCGTCCTAcccgctgcgtgtgtgcgcaaaCACGGGCTTGGTCAGTCCCAGTGAAGACGCCGCACAAGCGTACAGCGTACCAAAGGAAAATAAATAAACAAAACTGAGGCAAGAGAGGAGCATGGGGCGTGGAGTAGGTACAGGGGCGGTGTCCGCTCGTCCGaggacacacagagagaaaagggagaggggttAGGCAGGTGTGGGTAGGGTACAAACCGCTCGtgcaccgcccccccccccccacgctGCAAGGAgggtagggggaggaggcggcggcacacatGGTCTCCATCTACAGCGTCCCGCACAGCCCaacagaaaaacaaaatCATGAGAGTTACGAGGCAGGCGCGGACGCGCTGCCCACGACGCACACCAGCATAGATCGAAGAAGCTCGCAAGCGAAACAGGACCAGAGAGGAGGGCTCGGtgggcaaaaaaaaagaccgtacaggaaggggaagacaagggggagggggagggggtcggtggctgtggtggtggcgattggggggggggagggggagggcgagggcgagggcgaggcgcacgcacgcacgcacacgcgtacagaaaaaagagagaagggagacgAGGATGTGAGCGTGCCGGTCACTGAGCTCGATTCGTCTCGTCGTCTGTATTCGGAAGGGccgaggagagagcgagcgagcgagtcagtgggtgggtgggtgggggggatAAACGCGATGGCGTACGAGGGACAAGACACCTGTTGATacaaagggggagggggaggggggttgaGCGTCTGTGTGCCGGCCTGCCCGTGTGTGGAGCGCACTGACTGCCAAGGAGGCATGAGGGAGTagcagcaaagaaaaaggcgaagccgccacacgcagagacacgTCGACATCGAGCAGACACAGCTACGCATCGCATGACCGGTGCCGCTTACACGTAAGCGGCACGGGCTGTGCTGACGTACATGCTAGGGTCCATGTGACGCACCGATACTGTCGGGCGTGTAAAGGCCGcccgcgccggtgccgcgggCGGTGCCACgtaggcagcgctgcaggtggtGGTGTAGAAGGCCGGGTCCACGTGATGGACGCAGGCCTGCGCGCGACGCGGGGTCTCGACCGGTGTGGGTGTGTTACTGTAGGCGCGGTAGTTCTTGTTGTATTCCGTCTCATACGAGCCTTTCGGACGCGGCCACGCCGCGGCTGGCTCACTCTTCTTCGCTGgggccgcctgcagcgccttcttgGCCGCCGGCTCTTCCGCTGAGGCCGGCGAGGAGGCCTGTGCTTGCGCCTTAGCAACAGGCACCGCGCTTCCTGTTGTCTGCCTGCCGGCGATGGGCTCGCGCGCAGAGGCACGCGCGGTTCCGTTATTCTTTCTCGACTTCCCTGCACTAGGAATCTTCAACGGCGGCACAACCGAGTTTTCTACCAACGACGCGGGTGCACCATCAGAACGACCGTAGTCCTTTGCATACGTGCTCTCGTAGCTGCTAAGGTCTGCAGGAGCGCGGCACTTGCGCGGGTCCGGCTTCTCCGCAGAAGGCTCGGAAATCGCTCTTGACGCAGACACAGCCCCCTCAGCATCTTCCACGGGTTTGTAGTCCTTCGCGTATACGCTCTCGTAGCTGCTAAGGTCTGCAGGAGCGCGGCACTTGCGCGGGTCCGGCTTCTCCGCAGAAGGCTCGGAAATCGCCCTTGACGCAGACACAGCCCCCTCAGCATCTTCCACGGGTTTGTAGTCCTTCGCGTATACGCTCTCGTAGCTGCTAAGGTCTGCAGGAGCGCGGCACTTGCGCGGGTCCGGCTTCTCCGCAGAAGGCTCGGAAATCGCTCTTGACGCAGACACAGCCCCCTCAGCATCT
This genomic interval from Leishmania mexicana MHOM/GT/2001/U1103 complete genome, chromosome 5 contains the following:
- a CDS encoding putative microtubule-associated protein — encoded protein: MSGAVATFTNPRLLERTGAERTEYEDAYQWRGLPEKPQDTQEDFDTANPPVDPAMYNTTTKDAYKKHDPDAYRRDMPADDGEGYEKVPVDPAMYNTTTKDAYKKHDPDAYRRDMPADDGEGCEKVPVDPAMYNTTTKDAYKKHDPDAYRRDMPADDGEGYEKVPVDPAMYNTTTKDAYKKHDPDAYRRDMPADDGEGYEKVPVDPAMYNTTTKDAYKKHDPDAYRRDMPADDGEGYEKVPVDPAMYNTTTKDAYKKHDPDAYRRDMPADDGEGYEKVPVDPAMYNTTTKDAYKKHDPDAYRRDMPADDGEGYEKVPVDPAMYNTTTKDAYKKHDPDAYRRDMPADDGEGYEKVPVDPAMYNTTTKDAYKKYDPDAYRRDMPADDGEGYEKVPVDPAMYNTTTKDAYKKYDPDAYRRDMLADDGEGYEKVPVDPAMYNTTTKDAYKKHDPDAYRRDMLADDGEGYEKVPVDPAMYNTTTKDAYKKHDPDAYRRDMPADDGEGYEKVPVDPAMYNTTTKDAYKKYDPDAYRRDMPADDGEGYEKVPVDPAMYNTTTKDAYKKHDPDAYRRDMPADDGEGYEKVPVDPAMYNTTTKDAYKKYDPDAYRRDMPADDGEGYEKVPVDPAMYNTTTKDAYKKHDPDAYRRDMPADDGEGYEKVPVDPAMYNTTTKDAYKKHDPDAYRRDMPADDGEGYEKVPVDPAMYNTTTKDAYKKHDPDAYRRDMPADDGEGYEKVPVDPAMYNTTTKDAYKKYDPDAYICTNDEGPAEDEVVPLSDRASSRREERR